GCACGGCGTGTGCCCGAACACCACCGTGTCCTCGAGACCGTGGTCGTGCAGCAGGAACTCCTCGCGGATCCACAGCAGATCCTCGCGCCGCTGCTGCTCGAGCGGCACGCCGGGCCGCACGCCCGCGTGCACGAAGGCGAAGCCGTCCGCCTGCCAGCGCAGCTCGAGCGAGGCGAAGAGCTCGAGGTGCGACGCGGGCACCTTGGCGAGCGCCGCTTCGGCGGCGGGCTCACGGGCGAGACCTGCGAGCCCGTAGCTCGCGAGCGTCTGCGCGCCGCCGTTCCAGAAAAAGGCTTCCTTGTTGGCCCCGCCGAGGCCCAGGAAGTCGAGGAACATCTCCTCGTGGTTGCCGCGCAGCAGGACCGTGGCTGGCAGCCGCTCGCGCAGCTCGAGGAGGAGCTCGACCGTGTCCCGCGACGCCGGGCCGCGGTCGACGTAGTCACCGAGGAAGACGAGCTGATCGTCCGGACCGGGATCGACGTCGGTGATCAGGCGCTCGAGCTCGGGCGCGCACCCGTGCACGTCGCCCACGCACAGCAGACGCCCGGTCACGTCCTCCTCTCGTCGG
This window of the Candidatus Binatia bacterium genome carries:
- a CDS encoding metallophosphoesterase family protein, yielding MTGRLLCVGDVHGCAPELERLITDVDPGPDDQLVFLGDYVDRGPASRDTVELLLELRERLPATVLLRGNHEEMFLDFLGLGGANKEAFFWNGGAQTLASYGLAGLAREPAAEAALAKVPASHLELFASLELRWQADGFAFVHAGVRPGVPLEQQRREDLLWIREEFLLHDHGLEDTVVFGHTPCRDVWFGRGRKIGLDTGCVYGGKLSCLDLTQGILHQVARGARAATRRSVASELAHVR